CCGCCATGTCGGCGGCCCGCAGCAAGGACACCTACCTGGCCGCGAAGTTCCGGCGCATCGCCTCACGACGGGGTCCGATCAAGGCCATCGTCGCCCTCGAGCACGCCATGCTCGTCGCCATCTGGCACATGCTCACCACCGACACTCCCTACGGCGAATCGGGAGGCGACTACTTCACCCGGCTCAATCCGGACAAGGCCAAGCACCGTGCGCTCGACCAGCTCCACAAGATGGGCTACTCGGTGACACTCGAGCCCCTGGCGGTTGCTGGGTAACAGCGAATCTTCGCCTCAGCGCACCAGGGCGAGCTCGTCGAACGCTGCGGCGAGCGTCAGTCCGGGACGTGCATCGACCCCAAGTTCGTAGTGGCCTCGCCGCAGGTTCTGGATGAAGGCATCTCCTCGGATCACGACGCTTGCGGTCCGGTCCCGTTTGAGGTCCCCCATCGGTTGAAGTCTTGCCTTGAGCCGCCCATGATCAGCTTCGACCCGGTTGTTGTCGTACTGGGTGGTGTCATGGAGTGCAGCCGGCAGGAGGTCCGTGGCCACGCGGACCAAGGCGTGGGCCCGGTCAGTGGTGATCTCGGCCGGCGCGCCATGGGAGCTGATCGCATTGGTGAAGAACCTTGTCGCAGCCTTCAGGTCTCGCTTCTTGGACACGAACACGTCGATGACCTGCCCGTATTGGTCGACCGCTCGGTACACGTACCGCCAGGTCCCGGACACCTTCACGTAGGTCTCGTCGACGAACCAGTGTCCGCCGACAGGGTGGAGGCATAGTCGAGCCGCGTCCACCAGGATCGGTGTGAACCGCTGGACCCACCGGAAGAGGGTCACGTGGTCGACCTCGATGCCACGCTCGGCGAGCAGCTCCTCCGGATCCCGGTAGGACAATCCGTAGCGCAGGTACCAGCGCACAGCGATCAAGATGACCTCAGGCGGGAACCTGAACCCGGCGAACGCTGACCTGGGTGGCTGGATGGGCCGGATGAGACGGAAATCCTTCATGCCGACAGCCTCGTCCATGAGCGGATTAGGCACGAGCCCCAAGGCGACCAGGCCGGGGCGCGCTCAATGCAACAGTGCCGATTATCGGCACCCACAACGTCGCCGGGGACGTCGCAGGGAACCAGGCCCCGTCCGGAGGTCCACCGGGCTGGCCATGGTGGCGACCCTGTGAATGAATGTGGCTTTGTACCCTAGTCATCGCGGCGTCCCCCACCGTAGCGTCGTCCCAAGGTACGGACAGCTCGCGGCATCGCAGAGGTCGGGAGGGGGTCTGATGCAGGAAGAGACGTTTGACATCGTGGTGGTCGGGGGTGGCCACAATGGCTCGACGATCGCGGCCTATCTCGCCAAGTCGGGCCTCTCGGTCGCGGTATGTGAGGCGCGCCCGGAATGCGGCGGTGGCCAGGAGAACACCGAGCCGCGTCCCGGGTTCCGCATCGACCCGCACGCCACCTACCTCTACGGCGGCGCGGCCCCGGGCTTCGACCAGCTCGAGCTGTGGAAGTACGGGATGCGAATGGTCTACTACCCGTCGATGTCGGGCGTCGTCACGCTCGACGGCATCGCTGCGAACTTGGGGAGCAGGTGGCGCCCGGACATCGGCGAGGAGGCCGCTCGCCGCTATTTCCCCGACAACGCCGGCGGGATCGGCGGCCTCGGCGATGCCCTCTCGGAGCCGGCCATGCGCGAGCTGCTCCGGGCGCTCTTCTGGACGCCACCGCACCCGCGCCAGCACGAGATCGACGAGGCCGATCTGCCATGGTGGAAGGTGTTCCGAAAGCACGTCCCCGACATCTGGACCGACCGCCTGCTCGACATGAGCTACTGCGACTTCCTCGAGGAGTTCGTGCCGTGGGAGCCGGCCCGCGTGGTCGCGGCTATGGGCGCCTGGTACTGCGGCGCCCACCCCAACTGGGACGGGATGTTGCTTCCATCAATGGGCGGCACGCTGCTGTTCAGCTACTCTGGGGGCTCGCCACGCGGGGGAATGCACACCTACGCCCACGCGATCATCCGGTGTGCGATCGCGCATGGAGCTCGGATCCTGACGAACTCGCCGGTCGAGGAGATCGTCGTCCGCAATGGACGTGCTGTCGGCGTCAAGCTCTCCGCAGAGGCGTCGTACCCGGAGAAGACGATCTGGGCGCGCAAGGCGGTGATCTCCGGAGCCGACGTGAAGCAGACGTTCATGCACCTCGTCGGTCCGCAGCACACCGACCCGGGGTTCGCCCAGCGCATAGACGACGTCTCGCTCAAGGGGGGCAGCCTCTTCGTGATGTCGCTGATCTGCCGTGAGCTTCCGAAGTATCACGGTCGCGACGACGCCTTCCCCGAGGACGTCTATCCGTCGTGCGTGGTCGGCCCCGCCGACTCGATGGAGTTCGTCTACACCCAGACTCGCGACGCGTACTCGCACAAGAAGGCACCGGAGCATCTCACGCCGGAGCATCTCACGATGATGATCTGCTCGCATGACCAGTACGACCCGACCCGCACGGTGGAGGGCTACCACGTACTGTCGCCGATCTACCTCGAGTGCCCCCCACCGCAGTACGACGTGGACGGGCCCGCGGCCTACAACCGAAGGAAGAAGGAGATCGTCGACGCCGCCCTGGCGCTCATTGAGCGGATGGCGCCGAACATGAACTCCGACAACATCGTCGACGTCTTCGTCAACACGCCGTATGACTCGGAGTTCCGCAACGCCGGCATGTCGGGCGGCAACTGGTACGGGGCGCGCCAGTCGTCCGATCAGTGGTTCGGCACGAGGCCGATCCCCGAGCTCGCCCGGTACCGCACGCCGATCGACGGACTCTACATGTGCAGCCAGAGCATGCATCCCGGGGGGCTCTGTCTGATGGCGGTGCCGTACAACCTGATGCACATCCTCATCGAGGACGGCGTCGTCGAGCCTGCCAGCTGGTGGTATCCGTCGGACTGGTACGTGCCCGAGGCCGGTCGCCAGATTGTCGGGGTGTCGTGATGGTCAGATCTGGCTACGGCATGGAGCCGACCGAGCACATCCTCGACGAGTTCCCCGAACACTCCGTGTTCGACGTCGCGATCGTCGGCGGCGGACCGAATGGACTCATCGCCGCCGCCTACCTCGCCCGGGCCGGCCTGCGCACGATCGTCGTCGAGCGCCGGCACGAAGTCGGCGGCGGGCTCGCCACCGAGGAGACACTGTTCCCCGGCTACTACACGAATCCGCACGCCATTTACCACATGATGACGGACTACATGCCTCTGTTCCGCGACTTCGACTTCGGTGTGCACGGCCTCACATTCGTGAAGCCGAACGCCCAGACCGCAGCGGTCTTCTCTGACAAGACGAGCGTCATGCTGTGCAACCAAGTCGAGGACACGAAGGACTCGATCGCCAAGTTCAGCCAGCGCGATGCCAACAACTTCGGGAAGACCTTGCGCCACTGGCGGCGGCTCGTCGACGACGTGATCGCACCAGGCACCTATCTCCCGCCGATGTCACCGCTGGACATGATCGAGGCGTTCGAGAAGACAGAGGCCGGTCGAGAGGTGCTCCGGCTCACGG
The sequence above is a segment of the Acidimicrobiales bacterium genome. Coding sequences within it:
- a CDS encoding NAD(P)/FAD-dependent oxidoreductase; its protein translation is MQEETFDIVVVGGGHNGSTIAAYLAKSGLSVAVCEARPECGGGQENTEPRPGFRIDPHATYLYGGAAPGFDQLELWKYGMRMVYYPSMSGVVTLDGIAANLGSRWRPDIGEEAARRYFPDNAGGIGGLGDALSEPAMRELLRALFWTPPHPRQHEIDEADLPWWKVFRKHVPDIWTDRLLDMSYCDFLEEFVPWEPARVVAAMGAWYCGAHPNWDGMLLPSMGGTLLFSYSGGSPRGGMHTYAHAIIRCAIAHGARILTNSPVEEIVVRNGRAVGVKLSAEASYPEKTIWARKAVISGADVKQTFMHLVGPQHTDPGFAQRIDDVSLKGGSLFVMSLICRELPKYHGRDDAFPEDVYPSCVVGPADSMEFVYTQTRDAYSHKKAPEHLTPEHLTMMICSHDQYDPTRTVEGYHVLSPIYLECPPPQYDVDGPAAYNRRKKEIVDAALALIERMAPNMNSDNIVDVFVNTPYDSEFRNAGMSGGNWYGARQSSDQWFGTRPIPELARYRTPIDGLYMCSQSMHPGGLCLMAVPYNLMHILIEDGVVEPASWWYPSDWYVPEAGRQIVGVS
- a CDS encoding IS110 family transposase, translating into AMSAARSKDTYLAAKFRRIASRRGPIKAIVALEHAMLVAIWHMLTTDTPYGESGGDYFTRLNPDKAKHRALDQLHKMGYSVTLEPLAVAG
- a CDS encoding IS6 family transposase, with amino-acid sequence MKDFRLIRPIQPPRSAFAGFRFPPEVILIAVRWYLRYGLSYRDPEELLAERGIEVDHVTLFRWVQRFTPILVDAARLCLHPVGGHWFVDETYVKVSGTWRYVYRAVDQYGQVIDVFVSKKRDLKAATRFFTNAISSHGAPAEITTDRAHALVRVATDLLPAALHDTTQYDNNRVEADHGRLKARLQPMGDLKRDRTASVVIRGDAFIQNLRRGHYELGVDARPGLTLAAAFDELALVR